A region of Terriglobia bacterium DNA encodes the following proteins:
- a CDS encoding nucleotidyltransferase family protein, producing MSLTKFANDHHVIVRSLEILADLVREGKDQSRIKRVDSVLNNERARIAHALFVLESICRGCEAKGLEVVVIKSLDHWPDLGSDLDLYTNAGPADVCRIMTHDFNARPEARSWGDRLAGKWNFRVPGLPELVEFHVGRLGQTGEQVRFARRVIDRAVFAQMGGHQFSVPAPEDRLMISTLQRMYRHFYFRLCDIVDTVHLLEHQTVDFNELRTSAERAGIWHGTATYLAIASDYSTRYRGKSLDLPAFVTAAARFGGDDVRFKKGFLRVPIVPHSIKLFAAQLASVVGSRNIRGAARLILLPWLATTAAVAQKLSGSDKGIW from the coding sequence TTGTCCCTCACGAAGTTTGCCAATGATCATCACGTGATCGTGCGTTCTCTGGAGATTCTCGCCGACCTAGTACGCGAAGGCAAAGATCAAAGCCGGATAAAGCGGGTTGACAGCGTTCTCAATAACGAACGAGCACGCATAGCTCACGCTCTGTTTGTCCTGGAGAGCATTTGTCGAGGCTGTGAGGCCAAGGGTCTTGAAGTGGTGGTCATCAAGTCGCTGGACCATTGGCCCGATTTGGGCAGCGACCTGGATCTGTACACGAATGCTGGTCCCGCCGATGTATGCCGCATCATGACCCACGACTTCAACGCCAGGCCCGAAGCGCGCAGCTGGGGAGACCGCCTGGCCGGCAAGTGGAATTTTCGGGTACCTGGGTTGCCGGAGTTGGTTGAATTTCACGTGGGCCGTCTGGGGCAGACCGGAGAGCAAGTCCGCTTCGCCCGGCGCGTGATTGATCGGGCTGTCTTCGCGCAGATGGGTGGCCATCAGTTCAGCGTTCCTGCTCCCGAGGACCGGCTGATGATCAGCACCTTGCAACGAATGTACCGGCATTTCTATTTTCGTTTATGTGACATCGTGGATACGGTGCATCTTCTGGAGCACCAGACCGTTGACTTCAACGAGTTGCGCACGTCCGCGGAGAGGGCCGGCATTTGGCATGGCACGGCGACTTATCTGGCGATTGCGTCAGACTATTCGACAAGATATCGCGGCAAGAGTCTGGATCTCCCGGCATTTGTAACCGCGGCGGCCCGCTTTGGGGGCGATGACGTGAGGTTCAAAAAGGGATTTCTCCGCGTGCCGATCGTGCCCCATTCTATCAAGCTATTCGCGGCCCAGTTGGCGTCCGTTGTCGGGAGCAGAAACATCCGCGGCGCGGCAAGATTGATTTTATTACCGTGGCTTGCCACCACCGCCGCGGTCGCTCAAAAATTGAGCGGGAGCGACAAGGGAATCTGGTAG
- a CDS encoding CsbD family protein, translated as MKLSVKDTTEGTIHQIKGSVKEKTGKVTNNPDLESEGEGEKVAGKVQKKIGQLEKAVGE; from the coding sequence ATGAAACTCAGCGTAAAAGACACAACAGAAGGTACGATTCACCAGATCAAGGGCAGCGTCAAGGAAAAGACAGGAAAAGTGACGAACAATCCTGATTTGGAATCCGAGGGTGAAGGTGAAAAAGTGGCCGGAAAAGTTCAAAAGAAGATTGGGCAGTTGGAGAAAGCGGTCGGCGAATAA